In a genomic window of Malaclemys terrapin pileata isolate rMalTer1 chromosome 17, rMalTer1.hap1, whole genome shotgun sequence:
- the LOC128825063 gene encoding torsin-1A-like isoform X2, with translation MKLLRGPLGVALGLVLLLTPVQTVEPISLGLALAGAASALTGLISYPRLYCYFRECCLQREGARAGAALQGDLDKKLFGQHLVKKVIVKAVTGFLNNTNPKKPLTLSLHGWTGTGKNFVSKIIAESIYEGGLNSNYVHQFVSTLHFPHAHSIGQYKDLLQSWIRGNVSACGRSIFIFDEMDKMHTGLIDSIKPFLDYYEQLDGVSYRRAIFIFLSNAGAEKITEVALDFWKSGKKREDMELKDLEAGVSLSVFNNKNR, from the exons ATGAAGCTGCTGCGGGGGCCGCTGGGGGTTGCCCTGGGCCTTGTGTTGCTGCTGACTCCGGTGCAGACGGTGGAGCCCATCAGCCTCGGGCTGGCGCTGGCTGGCGCCGCCTCAGCGCTCACCGGCCTCATCTCCTATCCCCGCCTCTACTGCTACTTCAGGGAGTGCTGCCTCCAGCGGGAGGGGGCCCGGGCGGGAGCAG CACTGCAGGGGGATTTGGACAAGAAACTGTTTGGTCAGCACCTCGTGAAGAAGGTGATTGTGAAAGCTGTGACTGGCTTCTTGAACAATACAAATCCCAAAAAGCCTCTCACCCTCTCCTTGCATGGATGGACTGGTACTGGCAAAAACTTTGTCAGTAAAATAATTGCAGAGAGTATCTACGAAGGAGGCCTGAACAGCAATTATGTCCATCAGTTTGTGTCTACTTTGCATTTTCCCCATGCACATAGTATTGGCCAGTACAAG GACCTGTTGCAGTCATGGATTCGGGGAAACGTGAGCGCCTGTGGCAGGTCAATCTTTATATTTGATGAAATGGATAAAATGCACACAGGGCTCATTGATTCCATCAAACCGTTCTTGGACTATTATGAGCAGCTTGATGGAGTATCCTATCGGCGTGCCATCTTCATCTTTCTCAG CAATGCGGGGGCTGAAAAGATAACAGAGGTGGCATTAGATTTCTGGAAaagtggaaagaaaagggaagacaTGGAACTCAAAGACCTGGAAGCTGGAGTGTCTCTGTCTGTCTTCAACAACAAGAATA